A genome region from Chryseobacterium sp. G0186 includes the following:
- the recR gene encoding recombination mediator RecR produces MDYPSKVLAKAVDEISGLPGIGRKTALRLALHLLKQPSSRAVSLGNSLINLVNEIKYCKECHNFSDFDICEICSNEKRNGELICIVEDVRDVIAIENTGKYSGKYLILGGKISPMEGMGPSQLNIPSIERKLNEGKVKEFIFALSATMEGDTTAYYIYKKFKNYNINFSSIARGISVGDELEYADEISLGRSIINRLPYNEKD; encoded by the coding sequence ATGGATTACCCAAGTAAAGTTTTGGCAAAGGCGGTTGATGAGATTTCAGGTTTGCCCGGAATTGGAAGAAAAACAGCTTTGAGGTTAGCATTACATTTATTGAAGCAACCCAGTTCCAGAGCCGTGAGCCTTGGAAATTCCCTGATCAATCTTGTCAATGAAATAAAATATTGTAAAGAATGTCACAATTTTTCTGATTTTGACATCTGTGAAATTTGCAGTAATGAAAAGAGAAATGGTGAGCTGATTTGTATTGTAGAGGATGTTCGTGATGTGATTGCCATTGAAAATACAGGGAAATATTCCGGGAAGTATCTGATTCTGGGTGGGAAAATTTCTCCAATGGAAGGAATGGGACCTAGCCAGCTGAATATTCCGAGTATTGAAAGAAAACTGAATGAAGGTAAAGTAAAGGAATTTATTTTTGCATTGAGTGCAACGATGGAGGGAGATACAACGGCTTACTATATTTATAAGAAGTTTAAGAATTACAATATAAATTTTTCAAGTATAGCCAGAGGAATTTCAGTAGGAGACGAACTGGAGTATGCTGACGAAATTTCGCTTGGAAGATCCATCATCAACAGATTACCATACAACGAAAAGGATTAA
- a CDS encoding TIGR00730 family Rossman fold protein — protein sequence MKSITVFCGSSFGSDNIYREQALLLGQTLAKQDIQLIYGGADVGLMGAVADGTLSENGKVTGVLPHFLQSKEIAHKKLTELILVETMHERKTKMNDLCDGVIVLPGGYGTLEEFFEMITWAQLGLHQKPIGILNIDRFYDELIKLIQTMVDKGFLKQVNKDMLIISDTIDDLLEQMKRYQAPTVGKWISKEEI from the coding sequence ATGAAAAGTATAACAGTATTCTGCGGATCCAGTTTCGGGTCGGATAATATCTACAGAGAACAAGCTCTCCTGCTAGGCCAAACTTTAGCAAAACAGGATATACAACTTATTTATGGCGGTGCAGATGTTGGTTTAATGGGAGCTGTAGCAGATGGCACCTTAAGTGAAAACGGAAAAGTAACCGGAGTTCTTCCGCATTTTCTGCAATCCAAGGAAATTGCCCACAAAAAGCTCACTGAGCTGATTCTTGTGGAAACCATGCACGAGCGAAAAACAAAAATGAATGACCTTTGTGATGGCGTGATCGTTCTTCCCGGTGGTTATGGAACACTGGAAGAGTTTTTTGAAATGATCACCTGGGCACAGCTGGGGCTTCATCAAAAACCTATTGGAATTCTGAATATTGACAGATTTTATGATGAGCTGATCAAACTGATTCAGACCATGGTAGATAAGGGATTTTTAAAACAAGTAAATAAAGATATGCTTATCATCAGTGATACTATTGATGATTTACTGGAACAGATGAAACGTTACCAGGCTCCTACGGTTGGTAAATGGATTTCTAAGGAGGAAATCTAA
- a CDS encoding glycosyltransferase family 2 protein: MNMKLSIIIVNYNVTQLLRNCLLSIQKYVEKVEYEVIVIDNASTDSSWGDLIPEFPSVRFISSEINGGFSKANNQAIQEAKGEYLLLLNPDTELEGFYVKELLDFSDAQPEFGCLGVRMHDAKGSFLPESKRSVPDMFNSFEKLFTNLKKNNSKSYYRNDIEEEAIAEVEVITGAFLLIKKEVYKRIGGLDESYFMYGEDIDLCYTLLREGYKNYYYGKVSILHHKGESTVKDDVYLKRFYGAMQIFIDKYYKDSKPMQYSFLKAGLKLRHQIEKIKLK; encoded by the coding sequence ATTAATATGAAGCTGTCTATTATTATTGTTAACTATAATGTTACCCAATTGCTCAGAAACTGCCTTTTATCAATTCAAAAATATGTAGAAAAGGTAGAGTATGAAGTGATTGTTATAGATAATGCTTCTACAGACAGTTCTTGGGGTGATCTTATTCCTGAATTTCCCAGTGTCCGCTTTATCTCTTCAGAAATCAATGGTGGTTTCTCAAAGGCGAATAACCAAGCAATCCAGGAAGCAAAAGGTGAATATCTATTGCTTTTAAATCCTGACACAGAATTAGAGGGCTTTTATGTAAAGGAACTTCTTGATTTTTCCGATGCACAGCCCGAATTTGGATGCCTTGGAGTGAGAATGCACGATGCAAAGGGCAGTTTTCTGCCTGAAAGCAAACGTTCTGTACCGGACATGTTCAACTCCTTTGAAAAACTTTTTACCAATCTAAAAAAGAATAACTCCAAGTCTTATTATAGAAATGATATAGAAGAAGAAGCTATTGCAGAAGTTGAAGTGATTACGGGAGCTTTTTTACTGATAAAAAAAGAAGTTTATAAAAGAATAGGCGGTTTAGATGAGTCCTATTTTATGTACGGTGAAGATATTGATCTTTGTTACACCTTATTGAGGGAAGGATATAAGAACTATTATTATGGTAAAGTTTCCATTCTTCATCATAAAGGAGAAAGCACTGTGAAAGATGATGTTTATCTCAAAAGGTTTTATGGAGCCATGCAGATCTTTATAGATAAATATTATAAAGATTCGAAGCCGATGCAGT
- a CDS encoding aminoacyl-histidine dipeptidase — protein MELSNIEPQIIWKNFSKLNAVPRPSKKEEKVIAFIKGFGEDLGLETTVDEVGNVIIKKPATAGMENRKSIVLQSHLDMVCQKNNDVNFDFETEGIKMEIDGDWVKAKGTTLGADNGLGVATIMSILESSDIPHPALEALFTIDEETGMTGALGLKPGQLTGEILLNLDTEEDDEIDIGCAGGVDVTITQNYAVEAPKGQIVRLEVKGLQGGHSGMDIHKGFGNSNMILGRLLYLGLEKQNIEIVSIDGGGLRNAIPREGSAVISVRNAQEFIEAAAVLKKEILEEFASVEPGLQINIENSTSSDKAVSEADSKKIILTLKALHNGVYRMSPDVANLVEASNNVARVELKGGELKILNLTRSSVDSSKYSTAEQLKSVAELAGMNVVFSGSYPGWKPKPGSEIVQVMEKIYTEKFNEKPHVVACHAGLECGIIGANYPEMEMVSFGPTIRGAHSPDEKANIPSAQKFWSFLKDILANIPQK, from the coding sequence ATGGAATTATCTAACATAGAACCGCAGATAATCTGGAAAAACTTCTCCAAGTTAAATGCAGTTCCAAGACCTTCAAAAAAAGAGGAAAAAGTAATCGCTTTCATCAAGGGATTTGGTGAAGACCTAGGATTGGAAACTACTGTAGATGAAGTAGGAAATGTAATCATTAAAAAACCTGCTACTGCAGGAATGGAAAACCGTAAGTCTATCGTACTTCAGTCTCACCTGGATATGGTTTGCCAGAAAAACAATGATGTTAATTTTGATTTTGAAACTGAAGGGATCAAAATGGAGATTGATGGGGATTGGGTAAAGGCGAAAGGAACAACTTTAGGAGCTGATAACGGTTTAGGGGTTGCTACGATTATGTCTATTCTTGAAAGTTCAGATATTCCACACCCGGCATTGGAAGCGTTATTCACAATTGATGAAGAAACGGGAATGACAGGTGCTTTAGGATTAAAACCGGGACAACTGACAGGAGAAATTCTATTGAACCTGGATACGGAAGAAGATGATGAGATCGACATCGGTTGTGCTGGAGGTGTAGATGTTACCATCACGCAGAATTATGCTGTAGAAGCTCCAAAAGGACAAATTGTAAGACTTGAAGTAAAAGGACTACAGGGAGGACACTCCGGAATGGATATCCATAAAGGTTTCGGAAACTCCAATATGATCTTAGGAAGACTTCTTTATCTTGGATTGGAAAAACAAAATATTGAAATCGTTTCTATTGACGGAGGCGGATTAAGAAATGCCATTCCTAGAGAAGGTTCAGCTGTTATTTCAGTAAGAAATGCTCAGGAATTCATTGAAGCAGCTGCTGTTCTTAAAAAGGAAATTTTAGAAGAATTTGCTTCTGTAGAACCAGGTCTTCAGATTAATATTGAAAACTCTACTTCATCTGACAAAGCAGTATCTGAAGCAGATTCTAAGAAAATCATTCTTACCTTAAAGGCGCTGCACAACGGAGTATACAGAATGAGTCCGGATGTAGCCAACCTTGTGGAAGCCTCTAACAATGTTGCCAGAGTTGAACTAAAAGGTGGTGAGCTTAAAATCTTAAACCTTACAAGATCATCTGTAGATTCTTCTAAATATTCTACGGCAGAGCAATTGAAATCTGTAGCAGAATTAGCAGGAATGAATGTAGTATTCAGTGGATCTTACCCGGGGTGGAAACCAAAACCAGGTTCTGAAATCGTACAGGTTATGGAAAAGATCTATACAGAGAAGTTTAATGAGAAGCCTCATGTAGTGGCTTGCCACGCAGGTCTTGAATGCGGAATCATCGGTGCCAATTATCCTGAAATGGAAATGGTAAGCTTTGGACCAACGATCAGAGGGGCTCACTCTCCTGACGAAAAAGCAAATATCCCATCTGCTCAGAAATTCTGGAGCTTCTTAAAGGATATTTTAGCGAATATCCCTCAGAAATAG